The DNA sequence GGGAGGAAAGTTCCGCCGAGCGTACCGATAATCGGAAGCCATCCGCGGAGGCAAAGGTCATCTTGTCGCCCTCCACATTCAGCAATACCCCGGTGAGAATAGGGCGGGCTTCATCATTCGAAGCCGCAAAGACCACCTGCTGAATCATCTCTTTGAGATCGGCCACATTGAGTTGGATGCCGTCCCGCATGTCGGGGGTGGGCATGGGGGGGAATTCTTGCGCATCGATACACTTCATATCCGTGGTGGATGAGCCGCAGCGCACATTCATCGTTTGTGAGCGAATATCGAGGTTCATGCTGACTTGACTAGAGGGCAAGGTATTGATTAAATCGGTAAACGTGCGCGCCGGTACTGTGGTGGAGCCTTCTTCCTCAATCTTGGCGCCAATCCAGCAGGTGATGCCCAGTTCCAGGTTGGTTGCCGAAAGGCGTAAACGCCCTTCATCGGTGGCGACCAGAATATTGCCCAGCACTGGCAGTGTGCTGCGCGGGGAAACTGCACGCGATACGATATTCAAACCATGGGTGAGATTCTCTTGCAGAACAGAAACTTTCATGTTGCTCTCTCCTCAATGGGTATGCTGTTAAAGCCTTGCGGTACGAGTAGTGTTGTGCTACGAGTATACAACGGGAAGCGCAAAAACTCCAGTTCGAGGCCTTATCTGAGACTGAAACGCACCACGCCGATTGCCTCAGGCTAGCGTTTCGAGTTTCTGATTTAAAACTGTGTTGGAGGGTTCAACGAGAACATCGCCATCGGGGAAGATAATGGTTGGCACACTGCGATTGCCATTGTTGAGTTTTTCAACCTGGGCGCGTGCCTTGTCGTCGTTACTAATGTTGATCCATTCGTAGTCAGCGTTTGCTTTGTCGAGCACGCGTTTCGCTCGATGGCAGTCTGGACACCACGCTGTTGCGTAGACGATGATTTTTTGGCTCATGGCAGCCTGATTTACTGGATGAAAGTTAGCACGGATGGGAGTATCATAGCGAGAATAATTAAAACGCCAATAATAAGCATAACCGTTTGCGATGTTGATCGTCTTCTTTTTGCTTGTTTTTTAGCCATTTTTTGATTTCCTTTCTATAAATTGATTACGGCTTTGTATAGCCTGTGCTATTTTATCCTCTAATTCGTCAATGGTCACTGGTTTAAATAGGTATGCATCCGCGCCCAACCCAACCGCCTCATTAATCACCGTATCGGTGACTTCAGAGGAGAGCATAATCACCGGAAGCGCATCTAAATCGGCGCGGCTGCGGATATATTTGAGTAAATCGATGCCGGTAACAATGGGCATGTTAATATCTAAAAGGATAATATCGGGTTTTTCTCCGGCCAGCAGCGTTTTGGCAGCCCGTTTGCAATCGAAAAAGGAGCGCGTTTCATAATCCAGCAGGCGCAGCATCAAACGAATGGCCTGGATCATTTCCCCATCGTCTTCGACATACCATGCAGTTTTCATAATATCCTGATACTCCAGGTGACAGGCACTTTGCTTACTCGCTTTGCACGAAATACTACACGAAAGTGCCTGTCACCTTTAGCTACTGTAAATGCGCTTTGACGGCGGCAGCGGCGTTGACGTTCATTTTGGGTGCGGCAGCGAGTTCTTTTTCGGAGGCCTGGCGGATGGCGTTGATGGAGCCGAAGTGTTGCATCAAGGCTTTGCGGCGTGCCGGGCCAATGCCGGGGATGGTGTCGAGTTGGGATGTGATCCCCAAGCGGGAGCGCTGCTTGCGGTGAGCCGTGATAGCGAAACGGTGCGCTTCGTCGCGGATGCGCTGCACGAGATAGAGTCCCTCGGATTTGCGGGAGAGCAAAATAGGGCGCGGCTCTCCGGGGGTAAATAACTCTTCCTCACGTTTTGCCAACCCCACCACAGGCACCACATCAACCAGCCCAAATTCATCCAACACCTTGACGGCACGACTCAACTGTCCTTTGCCACCATCCACAATCAACAAATCGGGCAGAGCGGAAAAAGACGCATCGGGTTTCTTGGCTCCGGGGCTGTCATCCTGCTTCAACTCTTCGGCGGCCTGCCAGCGGCGGAAGCGGCGCATGAGTACTTCTTCCATGCTGGCGAAATCGTCGGGGCCGACCACATTTTTGATGTTGAAGCGGCGGTAGTGCTGTTTGTTGGGCACGCCCTGTTCGAAAACGACCATGCTGCCGACCATGGCTGTGCCTTGTGTGTTGGAAATATCGTAACACTCGATGCGGGCGGGCGCTTTGGGCAGATTGAGGGCTTCATGCAGTTCAGCCAGCGCCTGAGTTTGGCGGTGTTCGTCGCTTTCCCATTGGGTTTTGAGTGCCTTGAGCGTTTCGGCGGCGTTCTCAGCGGCCATTTGCACCAGTTCGCGCTTTTGGCCGCGCTTGGGAATTTTGATTTTTACTTTTTTGCCCGAACGTCGGTTTTCCAGCCATTGGTGGATAATTTTGGTTTCTTCGACTTCGTGGGGTAGCAATACCTGGGGCGGAATGCTGGGGCTTTGGTCGTAGAATTGTTTGACAAATTCGCCCATTATGTTGGCGTCGGGGGTATCGTCGGTGCCTTCCATGAGGAAGTACTCACGCCCGATGAGCCTGCCGTTGCGGATGAAGAAAACCTGCACGCAGGCTTCACGCTCGGAGCGCGCCAGGGCGATCACATCGGTATCTTCGTAATCTGATGATAGCACAATTTTTTGCCGGGCAACGATATGCTGGATGGCGTCGATCTGGTCGCGTAGCGCAGCGGCTTGCTCGAAGCGTAGCTCGTTGGCCGCGGTCTGCATATCACCACGCAACCGATTGACAATGCCGTCGGTGCGCCCGCGCAAAAATTCGCCCAAACTGCCGATCATGGCGCGGTATTCGTCTTTGCTGATGGCCCCAATGCACGGCCCGACGCAGAGCTTGATGTCGTAGTATAGGCAGGCGCGCGTATCTTCGCCGGTGATTTCGCGGTTGCAGGTGAGGTAAGGGAAGATGCGCCGCAGCACATCCAAAGTTTGATGCACCGCCCATACGCCGGTATACGGCCCGAAGTATTGCGCCCCGTCTTCGACTACGCGGCGGGTAACGGTGACTTTAGGGTAATCTTCCCCCCAATGGAGTTTGATGTAGGGATAGCGTTTATCATCCTTCAGGCGCACGTTATAGAAGGGCTTGTGCTTTTTGATCAGGTTCATCTCCAGGATCAGGGCTTCCAATTCGGAGCCGACTACGATCCATTCGATGTCGCGGATCTTATGCACCAATTGGCGCGTGCGCGGATGATCTTGCCCCCCGCTGTTGAAGTACGAGCGCACGCGGCTGCGCAGATTGACGGCCTTGCCCACGTAGACGACTTTTCCGGCTTCGTTTTTCATCAGATAGCAGCCGGTTTTGGTGGGCAGGGTGTCTAATATGCCCTGAAGTTGATCGGAGATTTGCATCGTGGGGATTCTATCATATCGTTTTTAACGCCAGGGCGCGAAGAAGCAAAGTCGCAAAGATTTTCCAGGTTTTTTCTTTGCGGCTCCGCGTCTTCGCGCCCTGGCGTTATGTTTTTATCCTTCGTCGTGGTCGGGAAGGATGTCTTCGGCGTTGCGGATATAAGGGATGAAATACCCCATCAGGCCCCCCAGCGCGGCAGCCAGACCCACAAACGCGATTAACACCCCCATGCCTGCGCCGGGGCCGGTGCCGAAAAGCGGACCAAAAACCGCGGCTAACCCGCTGGAAGATTGCATGGCCGGTTCCATAACGAAGTCGGCCAGCGTGCCGCCGATGATGGGCGAGATCGGCTGTGCAAACCAGGCAATCAACCGCCGCGCCGAGAAAACGCGCCCCTGCAAGTCGGGGGAAACTTTGCTTTGCCAGATGGCCTGATTGGATGTGTTGATGAGCGGGAAGAAGAGCGCGGCTACGCCCATCACAACAATCCACAGCGTTGGCCCGGCATCCAGGCCCATCAAGGCGAATAAAATACCGCTCATCATCCAGCCCAAAAGTACACCATGCACGCGGCGCTTGAATCCGCCCCAGGCGCTGATGATGACCGCCCCTAAAATACCACCCACGGCCCCGGCAGTTTGCACCGAGCCGAAGATGAGGCTGTCTTGTCCGGTGCGCGCCAGAATCATAGGCGCAAAAACGGTAAAGCCAATGCCGCTAAACAGATTGCCGAAGAAAAAGATGATCTGCAAACCGAGCAGGCTGGGGCGCTCAAAGATGTATTTGAAGCCGTACAATCCTTCTTGCCAGAGACTGCCGGAGGCTTTTTCGCCTTCGGTGGTCTGTTTGGGCTGCGGAATGTAGACCAGGAGCAGCGCCCCAATGGCAAAGAAAAACGTAACCAGGTCAATCAGCATAATCAGTGCGAAGCTATCAAAGGGGCCATCCAAACTGAGCGCCAAAACCGCGCCAGCCAGCATGGGAGCCAACACGCCCGGCCCGGCTTCAACCATGGACATCATGCCGTTGGCGCGCCCGTATTGCTCTTTGGGAACCATCGTGGTGATAGCCGCAGAATAGGCAGGCCATTGGAAGGTATTCCCGAGGCCATTGACAACCGCGGCAACATAGAGATGCCAGAATTCCAAATGTCCCGTAGAATAGAGAATCAAAATGCCTGCTGTGGAGAGTACCGCGCCCAAATCGCTGAGCATCATCATCAGCTTGCGGTTGTAGCGATCCACCATCGCCCCAGCGATGGGCGAAAGTAGTAGAAACGGTGTGATAAATGCCACCTGCATCAACCCCATTGCCGTGGCGCTCTCGGTTTGTTTATACATCCACAATGTCATACCGAAGTTGGTCATCATTGAGGCTAACACCGAGATAATCTGTCCCAGCCAGACAATGCTGAAGCCTAGCATCCCGGTGGGGCGTTTTTGCGTTGGTTGTTGCATGGGGGCACTCCTTGTTGAGTATTTTTTGCGCACGACCCTCACCCTGACCTTCGCTATCTCTTCGTTTTGCTCAGAGCTTCGGCTCAGGGTGAGGGCGATGTAGTGTAAAGTCTGATTTTATCCCTTACGTAGAAGGCGCACAAGCCAACACTTGTGCGCCTTCTGGCATGGAGGAATAAGTTGTTTTTACTCTATGAAAACTTCAATGTGTTCGCCATCTTCGGCGTCTACCACATCGACGATTTTCCCGGTCATGCCTTCGGCAATCGCCTCACTGACTGCAGTACCCAGTTCTTCAAAATCGACATCGGGCGTGAATTGGGCGGCAATATTCAACCCGGCGTCAATAAGTTTGAGTGGCAAATTGACATTAACTTTGGCTTTGCCCTTGTGCATATCGGTGACGCGCACGCGCAGCCAGCGTGCTCCGCTTGGGTTGGTTTTATCGCTGCGTTTGGGTTTATCGCTGCTGGCGCTGAGCGCTTTAAGCAATTTTGCGCCCTCATCGGCAGAAATTTTGCCTTCTTGTATCATTTTCAGAATTTTCATGCGTTCTTCGGCTGTGGTCATGGGTTGTCTCCTCTATCCAATAAATACCTGTACGCGCTCACCGTCGTCGCCTTCGCTGACATCGACAAAGAGCGGGGTATCTTCGGTTTTGCTGTCGCCCAGGGCCAGGATGACTTCGTCCAGGCCGGTGGCATCTATATTGGGGATCAAATGCCCAAAGTTCCGTAAGCCCCAAGCGGAGAGGCGGATGGGCAGCGGAAAGCTGATACTAATCCGTTGGGGTTTTTCACCCGTTTTTTGCTTGACGCGTACATGCAACCAGGGCGAAGTTTGGCTGCTCCAGGCGATAGCCATAAACAGCACCCCGATTAAAAAGGGCATCCAGGTGCAGGCGAACCAGAAGC is a window from the Chloroflexota bacterium genome containing:
- the uvrC gene encoding excinuclease ABC subunit UvrC; the protein is MQISDQLQGILDTLPTKTGCYLMKNEAGKVVYVGKAVNLRSRVRSYFNSGGQDHPRTRQLVHKIRDIEWIVVGSELEALILEMNLIKKHKPFYNVRLKDDKRYPYIKLHWGEDYPKVTVTRRVVEDGAQYFGPYTGVWAVHQTLDVLRRIFPYLTCNREITGEDTRACLYYDIKLCVGPCIGAISKDEYRAMIGSLGEFLRGRTDGIVNRLRGDMQTAANELRFEQAAALRDQIDAIQHIVARQKIVLSSDYEDTDVIALARSEREACVQVFFIRNGRLIGREYFLMEGTDDTPDANIMGEFVKQFYDQSPSIPPQVLLPHEVEETKIIHQWLENRRSGKKVKIKIPKRGQKRELVQMAAENAAETLKALKTQWESDEHRQTQALAELHEALNLPKAPARIECYDISNTQGTAMVGSMVVFEQGVPNKQHYRRFNIKNVVGPDDFASMEEVLMRRFRRWQAAEELKQDDSPGAKKPDASFSALPDLLIVDGGKGQLSRAVKVLDEFGLVDVVPVVGLAKREEELFTPGEPRPILLSRKSEGLYLVQRIRDEAHRFAITAHRKQRSRLGITSQLDTIPGIGPARRKALMQHFGSINAIRQASEKELAAAPKMNVNAAAAVKAHLQ
- a CDS encoding response regulator, with product MKTAWYVEDDGEMIQAIRLMLRLLDYETRSFFDCKRAAKTLLAGEKPDIILLDINMPIVTGIDLLKYIRSRADLDALPVIMLSSEVTDTVINEAVGLGADAYLFKPVTIDELEDKIAQAIQSRNQFIERKSKNG
- a CDS encoding MFS transporter, giving the protein MLGFSIVWLGQIISVLASMMTNFGMTLWMYKQTESATAMGLMQVAFITPFLLLSPIAGAMVDRYNRKLMMMLSDLGAVLSTAGILILYSTGHLEFWHLYVAAVVNGLGNTFQWPAYSAAITTMVPKEQYGRANGMMSMVEAGPGVLAPMLAGAVLALSLDGPFDSFALIMLIDLVTFFFAIGALLLVYIPQPKQTTEGEKASGSLWQEGLYGFKYIFERPSLLGLQIIFFFGNLFSGIGFTVFAPMILARTGQDSLIFGSVQTAGAVGGILGAVIISAWGGFKRRVHGVLLGWMMSGILFALMGLDAGPTLWIVVMGVAALFFPLINTSNQAIWQSKVSPDLQGRVFSARRLIAWFAQPISPIIGGTLADFVMEPAMQSSSGLAAVFGPLFGTGPGAGMGVLIAFVGLAAALGGLMGYFIPYIRNAEDILPDHDEG
- a CDS encoding NrdH-redoxin yields the protein MSQKIIVYATAWCPDCHRAKRVLDKANADYEWINISNDDKARAQVEKLNNGNRSVPTIIFPDGDVLVEPSNTVLNQKLETLA